The segment TTTAAAAATCCAATACCCGCCGACAAGCAGGACGGTAAAGCTGATCACAATAGTGAAAATGAGAATCGATTTGAGAAAACTGTTGGTCGTTTGCCGCCCCGTCCGCATGTTGGGGCGAACGGATCGATGAACTTCCATATGAGCCAACCTCCTTCTCGTTTGTTCGCCCCCATTGTAGCGTGCTGAATCGAGGCCGGTTTGTGAGCCGGGGCAAATGTCCGTTATGATTTATATCACAGCTTTATGGCGTGAGAATGTATACAATGAAGGCAGAAAAGGCCAAACGGCGCAGATGTTCAAAAAGAGAAAAGCATCGATGCTCTGTTGACAGCCGCCACACTTTTGTCACATTTCCAAAGGAGAGAACGCCATGGCGAACCATTGGATGAAAGACCGCTTAAAAGCTGTTCCGTTGTTTCGCGAACTGTCCGATTACGAGCTCGAATCGCTTGTCGCCATTTCCCACGTGCGCGTTTACAAGCCGCGGACGTTTGTCTTTATGCAAGGCGACCCGCTCGAGCGAGTCTATTTCATTCATTCCGGCACGGTAAAAATTTATAAAACGGACTTCAGCGGGAAAGAACAAATCGTTTCGATTTTGCAGACGGGAGAAATGTTTCCGCATGCCGGTTTTTTCTTAAAAGGCACCTATCCGGCCCACGCCGAAGTGGTCGAGGAAGCGACATTGATCGCGATCCCGATCCACGATTTCGAACAAGTGCTGATGGCGAGCCCTGAACTTTGCATAAAACTGTTTCGCGTCATGGGCGAAAAAATCGTTGATTTGCAAAACCGGCTCGAAGCGCAAGTGCTCCATAATACGTACGAACAAATCGTGTTGCTTTTGTTGCGGCTGACGCGCACGAACGCCGTCAAACAAGGGAAATGGCACCGTCTCACCGCCCATGTGACAAACCGTGAGCTGGCCAATATGATCGGCACCGCCCGCGAAACGGTCAGCCGGACGTTGAGCCAGCTGAAACGGAAAGGGTTGATCCATGTCGACGAACACGGCTTTTATTTGATCGACCAAGAAGGGCTTGAGCAAGAAATCTTTTTCTAATCCCCTTTTGTCTAACATGCGGCGCATCACGGAAATGGGGATGAATGCCGCTCTTGCCTCCACTTGAGAGCCGGATGGCGAGGAAATGCTTGGACATCGCACGTTCAGAACAAACCATCCATCGTTTTCGAACCGGCGGCAGACACATCGTGTTCCGACCGCTTGGTTGTGAGCTATATCACAACATCTAACAATGAAAATGATTATCATAATAGCAAAAAGGAGGGGATGTGGATGGCCACAACGATTGAACTCGATGTACGCGAAGATTTGCGGCAAAAGCGGGAACCGTTTGAAAAAATTATGAACGCCATCAAGCCGCTGCAGCCGGGCGATACGTTCATTTTACACGCCCCGTTCAAGCCGCTGCCGTTGTTTCCGATTATGAAAGCGAAAGGATTTACGTACGAGGCCGAACAAATCGAGAAAAAACATTGGAGAGTAACGTTTGTCAAACAGGGGGGATGACCGATGATCCTCGATAACCGCGGACTCGAGCCGCCGCAGCCAATGATGCGGACGCTCGCTGCCCTCGCTAAGCTGAATCCTGGGGAGACGCTGACGATCATTAACGATCGCCGCCCGATGTTTTTGTACGAGCAGCTTGACGAGCTTGGCTACCGGCACGAGACGGTCGCACGCGAAGACGGCAGTTTTGAAATCCGCATTACGAAAGGATGAGCAACGTGTTTCCTACTCGCACGGGGACGGAAACAGACGTCCGTCTTCCGTTCTCGTTTATCATGTTCGCCGTGTTGGCGTTCGCCGCGTCGCAGCTTATGTTGCTTGGAGCGATTCCCTCACTTAGCAGCGGCGCGTTCCGGCTGCCGTTCGTGTGGGCGGCGGCCCACCTGGCGTTGCTTGGCTTTGCATTGATGACGGCCATGGGGGCGATGTACCAGCTCGTTCCGGTCGCCTTTTTGACGCCGATTTGGAGCGAGCGGCTCGGTTTTTGGCAGTTTGCGATCACCGCTCTCGGCATCGTCGCCTTTGCCGCCAGTTTAGCGTTTACGCCAAACCAGGCGTTTCTCCCTGGCTTGCTTCTGCTGTTCGGCATCGTGCTGTTTGTCTGGCAAATGGCGATGACATTAAAACAACAAAAAAACAAAACGATCATGACGCTGTTTGTCGCGACTTCCTTGTTGTTTTTGCTGCTGACGGGCGCCGCCGGAGGGCTGCTTGCCTTTCACTTTTTCGCCGCCACAGGCGCCAACAGTCATGAAACGGTGTTCGGCTTGCATGTGCTGTTCGGGCTGTGCGGCTGGTTCACACTGCTCATCATAGGCTTTTCGTACAAAATGGTGCCGATGTTCTCGCTCGCCCACGGCTTTTCGCTGCGGCCGGCGCGTTACGTCTATGCGCTGTACATCAGCGGGATTGCTGTGGCGTTCGCCAGCTTATTCTTGCGAAGCCACGCATGGCTTGCAGCCGGTGCAGCCTTGCTCATGAGCGGATTCGTTGTTTTCGCCTGGCATATCCGCGCCATTTTGCAAAAGCGGATGAAAAAAACGCTTGACCGCCCGTTCCGCTTTTCGCTTTCGGCCATCGTCATCGGCCTTGTGCTGCACGTTGCCGCCTTTGTCGCCATCGTCGTCGGCAGCGGACGGCTGCTTGGCATCATTGTTTATCTATTCATTGTCGGCTGGATTCTCTTCAGCATCGTCGGCTATTTGTTCAAAATCGTGCCGTTTTTATGGTGGACGCATCGCTACAGCGAAAAAGTCGGCCAACAAAACGTGCCGACGTTAAAACAAATGATGAATGAGCGAGCCGTCACCGTCCAATGCCGCCTATGGCTCATTGCCCTCGCGCTGGCGGCCGTTGCGCTTGCTGTCGCGAGCGTGCCGCTGTTCGCCATCACTCAAGTGCTGTTGGCTGGATTAAGCGTTGCCTTTGCCGGAACGATTTTAACGGTCTTCCGAAAATAAACGAATGAGGAGGAAAAGAACGATGGATGTCCGCGAACTTGCCATTCAACAGCTGAAAACGGTCCTTGATCCGGAGCTCGGCATTAACGTCGTCGATTTAGGGTTGATTTATGACTTAAAAATCGAAGATGGGCATATCAATGTCCTGATGACGCTCACGACCCCCGGCTGCCCGCTTCACGACTCGATCGCCGGCGGCGTCAAACGGGCGCTTGAGCACATTGACGGCATCCGTGACGTGCGCGTCCAAGTGACATGGAACCCGCCATGGACGCCGGAGCGAATGAGCGAAGAAGCGCTCCGGCAGCTTGGGCATTTCACAACCATGCCATCAAAGGAACGATGACAAAAAAGGCGAAGGCGATGTATCCGACATATCGAATCCACCGGGGAAATCCTCGCCAATCGAGGGCTTCCCGCTTCATCGCCCCTCCCGCGGCGATCCGATCCAACTCTTCGACCGGCGAAAACACCCGGTCATCCATCCGTTATTTGAATAAAAAATGTGCTCAAACGAAAAATCCGCCTTTTTTGTTTTTAAAAGGCGGATTCCCTCTTGTGAAGCACGCTTTAGCTGACCACAAACATGTTCGTTTCCTCATTGCCGATTTTGCTTACACATGCTCGCGAAACCAGCGCACCGTCTCCAAAAACGCTTCACGCGTCACTTTATGGCCGGCGTGCGGGTCGGCGATGAATTGCAGCCGGTCTTCGTTTCCTTCATAAAGTGGTTTAATTTGCTTGTAAAACTCATATGTATAAGCATACGGGACGACTTGGTCGGCTTTCCCGTGCCAGATGAACAGCGGCCGGCCGTCGAGTTTTTCCGGCTGCTTGGATAAATCGTAGCGGGCGAGCTTTTCTTTTTCGAGCGCAAGCAGCGTCGGCGGCAGCGGAATGTCGATTTGGCGCCGCTTTCCTTCTTCAATCATCTCATCAAAAAAGGCGCTGTAGTTCGGGCAGCCCATGAGCGCCACCGCCGCCCTCACCCACGGATAGACGGCGAGCGCGCCGAACGTGACGATTCCGCCCATCGATGTCCCAGCGAGCCCAATCCGTTCTCGGTCAGCCAGCCCGCGGCTTACAAGGTCGTTTTTCATCTCCTCGATTTCGGTGATCGTGCGCACAACAATGTCCCAAAACGACAGCTGCAATTTCCGTTCGCTCAAGCCTTCGTCCCGTTCACCGTGAAACAGCGCGTCGGGAAGCACAGCGCGGTAGCCCGCCTCGGCGAGCAAGTAGCCGAAATGCAAATTATGTTCTTTGGCGCTCGTAAAGCCGTGGATAAAGAAAATCAGCGGCAGCCGTTCGTCCCGCTTTTCCAGCTTGACAACGTGAAGAACCGGCACGCCGGCCAACTGTTCCTGTTCAATGATCACCATGGTTGCACAAACCCCTTTTCTTTTTCCATCGCTGTATAGTTTACCATATGGACAGCGATTTTGGAAAAGAGTTACACTATGTAGTGTAAAGAATAACGAGGGCAAAGGAGTCGGACATGAAGCCGTATTTAATCGCGTTGGATTTGGATGGAACGTTGCTCAAAGGGGATAAAACGATTTCTCCATTTACCAAAGACGTCATCCGCCGCGCCATCGACGCCGGCCATTTTGTTGTCATCGCCACCGGCCGCCCGTACCGGGCAAGCTCCATGTACTACGAAGAACTTGGCCTTGCAACGCCGATCGTCAATTTCAACGGCGCGTTTGTCCACCATCCGCGCCAGCCGTCGTGGGGCATGCACCATTACCCGCTGCCGCTTGCGATCGTCAAAGACATTGTTGAAATCAGCGAATCCTATGGAATCAAGAATATGATGGCCGAAGTGTTAGACGATGTCTATTTCCACCAACATGACGAGGTGTTGCTTGACATCGTCCGCCTTGGCAACCCGACCGTGGAAATCGGTGATTTGCGCCGCTCGCTCGGCAAAGATCCGACGAGCGTGCTCGTGTACACGGACGATGATCATATCGAGCGGATTCAATCACACTTAGCGAATGTGTACGCCAACGTCATCCACCAACGGCGCTGGAGCGAACCGTGGCATGTCATTGAAATCATCCGCCATGGCGTCCATAAGGCTGCAGGCTTAAAACAAGTCGCTGACTATTTCGGCATCCCAAGGGAGCGCGTCATTGCTTTTGGCGATGAAGACAACGACCTCGAGATGATCGACTGGGCCGGTCTCGGTGTTGCGATGGGCAACGCCATCGAACCGTTGAAAACCATTGCCGACGATGTGGCAAAAACCAATGAAGAAGACGGCGTCGGTGCATATTTGCAGGATTTGCTTCGTTTGTAGTTTCCATCGCGGCGGCTTCCGAGCCGCCTTTTTTGACGCCGTCCATTAAGGTGGATGAAAAAGCGCGTTTCTCCAAAATGTTCATGAACAGAAAAAAGAACTGTTTCGATGCTGCTCCGTTGGCGAACGCTTTGCTGGAGCGTTTTCCGCGTTCCATCACCAGCCTTATCTGCTTCCTACAATCTAAACGCTGGCTGATGCTTCTCTTTTCGCCTTGCTCCAACCGCCTTGCCGCTTTGTAGAGCGACTTGTGTTGTAACGAATTTCCTTACTACTGTTCCCCCCGTGCGGTTACACTATACGTGACGCAACGCGCGTCTTCATATTTTAAAGGGGGAATCCGTCATGGGCAAACGAAACAAATCGAAGCGTTTCGTCCAACAAAGCGTCGATGCGGTTGAACGGCATGACAAGCGAATCCCTTATCATTTAACGTACGCCGAGGCGGAAGCGCGCAAAGCGGAAAAAGCGATGGAAACGTCGCTTGGAGGAGCGTAGCGATGGGCAACCGCCTGTTCCAAGAGGCGCGCAAAGCGGTCGCGCAGGCCAAACA is part of the [Flavobacterium] thermophilum genome and harbors:
- the ntcA_3 gene encoding Nitrogen-responsive regulatory protein; protein product: MANHWMKDRLKAVPLFRELSDYELESLVAISHVRVYKPRTFVFMQGDPLERVYFIHSGTVKIYKTDFSGKEQIVSILQTGEMFPHAGFFLKGTYPAHAEVVEEATLIAIPIHDFEQVLMASPELCIKLFRVMGEKIVDLQNRLEAQVLHNTYEQIVLLLLRLTRTNAVKQGKWHRLTAHVTNRELANMIGTARETVSRTLSQLKRKGLIHVDEHGFYLIDQEGLEQEIFF
- a CDS encoding Uncharacterized conserved protein (DUF2249) yields the protein MATTIELDVREDLRQKREPFEKIMNAIKPLQPGDTFILHAPFKPLPLFPIMKAKGFTYEAEQIEKKHWRVTFVKQGG
- a CDS encoding Uncharacterized conserved protein (DUF2249); the protein is MILDNRGLEPPQPMMRTLAALAKLNPGETLTIINDRRPMFLYEQLDELGYRHETVAREDGSFEIRITKG
- a CDS encoding Cbb3-type cytochrome oxidase, subunit 1; translated protein: MSNVFPTRTGTETDVRLPFSFIMFAVLAFAASQLMLLGAIPSLSSGAFRLPFVWAAAHLALLGFALMTAMGAMYQLVPVAFLTPIWSERLGFWQFAITALGIVAFAASLAFTPNQAFLPGLLLLFGIVLFVWQMAMTLKQQKNKTIMTLFVATSLLFLLLTGAAGGLLAFHFFAATGANSHETVFGLHVLFGLCGWFTLLIIGFSYKMVPMFSLAHGFSLRPARYVYALYISGIAVAFASLFLRSHAWLAAGAALLMSGFVVFAWHIRAILQKRMKKTLDRPFRFSLSAIVIGLVLHVAAFVAIVVGSGRLLGIIVYLFIVGWILFSIVGYLFKIVPFLWWTHRYSEKVGQQNVPTLKQMMNERAVTVQCRLWLIALALAAVALAVASVPLFAITQVLLAGLSVAFAGTILTVFRK
- a CDS encoding FeS assembly SUF system protein, producing the protein MDVRELAIQQLKTVLDPELGINVVDLGLIYDLKIEDGHINVLMTLTTPGCPLHDSIAGGVKRALEHIDGIRDVRVQVTWNPPWTPERMSEEALRQLGHFTTMPSKER
- a CDS encoding esterase — encoded protein: MVIIEQEQLAGVPVLHVVKLEKRDERLPLIFFIHGFTSAKEHNLHFGYLLAEAGYRAVLPDALFHGERDEGLSERKLQLSFWDIVVRTITEIEEMKNDLVSRGLADRERIGLAGTSMGGIVTFGALAVYPWVRAAVALMGCPNYSAFFDEMIEEGKRRQIDIPLPPTLLALEKEKLARYDLSKQPEKLDGRPLFIWHGKADQVVPYAYTYEFYKQIKPLYEGNEDRLQFIADPHAGHKVTREAFLETVRWFREHV
- the yidA gene encoding Phosphatase YidA, with product MKPYLIALDLDGTLLKGDKTISPFTKDVIRRAIDAGHFVVIATGRPYRASSMYYEELGLATPIVNFNGAFVHHPRQPSWGMHHYPLPLAIVKDIVEISESYGIKNMMAEVLDDVYFHQHDEVLLDIVRLGNPTVEIGDLRRSLGKDPTSVLVYTDDDHIERIQSHLANVYANVIHQRRWSEPWHVIEIIRHGVHKAAGLKQVADYFGIPRERVIAFGDEDNDLEMIDWAGLGVAMGNAIEPLKTIADDVAKTNEEDGVGAYLQDLLRL